Proteins encoded in a region of the Peromyscus maniculatus bairdii isolate BWxNUB_F1_BW_parent chromosome 15, HU_Pman_BW_mat_3.1, whole genome shotgun sequence genome:
- the Rfesd gene encoding Rieske domain-containing protein isoform X2, giving the protein MDPELSEQDDEKKYTSVCVGREDDIRKLERMTAVVHDREVVIFYHKGEYHAMDIRCYHSGGPLHLGEIEDFNGHSCIVCPWHKYKITLATGEGLYQSINPKDPSARPKWCSKGVKQRIHTVTVDNGNIYVTLSKEPFKCDSDFYATGEFKVIQSSS; this is encoded by the exons ATGGACCCTGAACTCTCTGAACAAGACGACGAGAAGAAGTACACTTCTGTCTGTGTTGGCAGAGAAGATGACATTAGAAAGTTGGAAAGAATGACAGCTGTTGTCCATGACAGAGAAGTGGTCATTTTCTACCACAAAGGGGAATATCATGCTATGGACATTCGTTGCTACC ATTCTGGAGGACCCTTACACTTGGGAGAAATTgag GATTTCAATGGACATTCATGTATAGTTTGTCCCTGGCATAAATACAAAATCACTTTGGCAACAGGAGAAGGATTGTACCAGTCTATAAACCCTAAAGACCCATCAGCAAGACCCAAGTGGTGTTCCAAGGGAGTAAAGCAAAGGATTCACACCGTGACGGTGGATAATGGCAATATTTATGTGACGCTTTCTAAGGAACCTTTTAAATGTGACTCTGATTTTTATGCCACTGGAGAGTTCAAAGTAATTCAGAGTTCTTCCTGA
- the Rfesd gene encoding Rieske domain-containing protein isoform X1, producing the protein MDPELSEQDDEKKYTSVCVGREDDIRKLERMTAVVHDREVVIFYHKGEYHAMDIRCYHSGGPLHLGEIEDFNGHSCIVCPWHKYKITLATGEGLYQSINPKDPSARPKWCSKGVKQRIHTVTVDNGNIYVTLSKEPFKCDSDFYATGEFKRTCVWFPASLVASGVLTLSSGPGGLR; encoded by the exons ATGGACCCTGAACTCTCTGAACAAGACGACGAGAAGAAGTACACTTCTGTCTGTGTTGGCAGAGAAGATGACATTAGAAAGTTGGAAAGAATGACAGCTGTTGTCCATGACAGAGAAGTGGTCATTTTCTACCACAAAGGGGAATATCATGCTATGGACATTCGTTGCTACC ATTCTGGAGGACCCTTACACTTGGGAGAAATTgag GATTTCAATGGACATTCATGTATAGTTTGTCCCTGGCATAAATACAAAATCACTTTGGCAACAGGAGAAGGATTGTACCAGTCTATAAACCCTAAAGACCCATCAGCAAGACCCAAGTGGTGTTCCAAGGGAGTAAAGCAAAGGATTCACACCGTGACGGTGGATAATGGCAATATTTATGTGACGCTTTCTAAGGAACCTTTTAAATGTGACTCTGATTTTTATGCCACTGGAGAGTTCAAA aggacctgtgtttggttcccagcatctttGGTGGCTTCTGGAGTcttgacactctcttctggcccag GAGGCTTGCGGTGA